A region from the Cervus elaphus chromosome 10, mCerEla1.1, whole genome shotgun sequence genome encodes:
- the LOC122701818 gene encoding TSC22 domain family protein 4 isoform X1 → MSGGKKKSSFQITSVTLDYEGPGSPGGSDAPALPAPAGPPAPTGPSAPTPAGLPAPAPTGPPPRLPNGEPNPEPGGKSTPRNGSPPPGAPASRFRVVKLPQGLGEPYRRGRWTCVDVYERDLEPPSFGRLLEGIRGASGGNGGRSLDSRLELASLGLGTPTPQPGLSQVPTSWLRPPPTSPGPQARSFTGGLGQLAVPGKAKVETPPLSASPPQQRPPEPGTGDSAGPSRAATPLPTLRVEAEAGGSTAAAGAGTPPLSRVKDGALRLRMELVAPEEMGQVPPVDSRPSSPALYFFPDASLVHKSPDPFGTAAAQSLSLARSMLAISGHLDSDDDSGSGSLVGIDNKIEQAMDLVKSHLMFAVREEVEVLKEQIRDLAERNAALEQENGLLRALASPEQLAQLPSSGVPRLGPPAPNGPSV, encoded by the exons ATGAGTGGGGGCAAGAAGAAGAGTAGTTTCCAAATCACCAGCGTCACCTTGGACTACGAGGGCCCAGGGAGCCCCGGGGGTTCAGATGCCCCTGCCCTGCCGGCCCCCGCTGGGCCACCGGCCCCTACCGGGCCAtcagcccccacccccgctgGGCTACCAGCCCCGGCCCCCACCGGGCCCCCACCCCGCCTGCCCAATGGGGAGCCCAACCCCGAGCCAGGGGGCAAGAGCACCCCCCGGAATGGCTCCCCGCCGCCTGGGGCCCCCGCCTCCCGTTTCCGGGTGGTGAAGCTGCCCCAAGGCCTGGGAGAGCCTTATCGCCGAGGCCGTTGGACGTGTGTGGATGTTTACGAGAGAGACCTGGAGCCCCCTAGCTTTGGCCGGCTCCTGGAGGGTATTCGAGGGGCCTCAGGGGGCAATGGGGGCAGATCTTTGGATTCCAGGTTGGAGCTGGCCAGCTTGGGCCTGGGCAcccctaccccacagccaggcctGTCTCAGGTCCCCACCTCCTGGCTccgcccgccccccacctcccctggacCTCAGGCCCGCTCCTTCACGGGGGGACTGGGCCAGCTGGCAGTGCCCGGCAAGGCCAAGGTGGAAACACCTCCGCTGTCggcctccccaccccagcagcGCCCCCCAGAGCCTGGGACAGGGGATAGTGCGGGCCCTTCCCGGGCTGCCACGCCCCTGCCCACCTTGAGGGTAGAAGCCGAGGCAGGAGGCTCCACGGCGGCAGCAGGAGCAGGGACCCCTCCACTGTCCCGTGTGAAGGATGGAGCCCTGCGGCTGAGGATGGAGTTGGTTGCTCCAGAGGAGATGGGACAG GTGCCCCCGGTCGACTCTCGCCCCAGCTCCCCAGCCCTCTACTTCTTCCCCGATGCCAGTCTGGTTCACAAGTCTCCAGACCCCTTTGGAACAGCGGCTGCCCAGAGCCTCAGCTTAGCCCGATCCATGCTGGCCATCAGTGGCCACCTGGACAGCGATGATGATAG TGGCTCCGGAAGCCTGGTTGGCATTGACAACAAGATCGAACAAGCCATG GACTTGGTGAAGTCCCACCTCATGTTTGCGGTCCGGGAGGAGGTGGAGGTGCTGAAGGAGCAGATCCGGGACCTGGCGGAGCGGAACGCCGCGCTGGAGCAGGAGAATGGACTGCTGCGTGCCCTGGCCAGCCCCGAGCAGCTGGCCCAGCTGCCTTCCTCGGGGGTCCCCCGGCTTGGACCCCCAGCGCCCAACGGGCCCTCAGTCTGA